The DNA segment aaaaacattaatatgtttgttgagcagcaaatcagcatatttgaatgatttctgaaggaccatgtgacactgaagactggagtattgatgccgaaaattcagctttgccttcGCAGGAATAATTTACGtttgaaagtatattaaaatagaaaactgttgttttaaatcataatatatttactgtattttggtcaaataaatgcagcatggATGAGCAATAAAAaacgtctttcaaaaacataattgtaTTGCATAGAGGCCAAACAGGGTCACCACTTCTGAGGGTCATAAAAGCATCAAAAATACCCTCAAACACCCACATATACCTGGAAAAATCCACACGTGTCTGTTGCAAGTTGTGTAACGACTGCAATTATCATTCCTGCTGTGTCTTTGGTGGTGGGAGGGACTCAAGGAAGGAGGGTTTTGGGGGGGCTCAACCGAGGATAAAACAGGGGCTGCCTTTCGTCTCCTCTACTCAGCCACCTTTGCCTTCTGAACTGCATACAGAGAGAGAACCTACACTTCTACAGCCATGACGACCGTCGTATTGAAGATGCTGTGCGTTCTGCTCTGTGCAGTGTTCGCCTCTGCTGATGTCATGCCCATGACTGACTTCGACCTGGAACAGGTAAGAAATGAATATGCACAGGCATTTACATTGaagttgtactgtaaaatactaaaaatgaaagcTCTGAAGTGTTATCAGTGAGTTTTAGGGATATTCTCAGGTTTGAAAATGTTCAGTGCTATCAGTGATTACATGAAGAACCTTTCATGGAATCATTCCATTCTTTAAAGTGGGAAAAGGTTCTTTGTTCTCACAATaggaaaaaaatggttctttataGAAGCAGAATGGTTCTTTggcatcactgtaaaaaaacatgttagaacttttattttttaaggagtGTTGGTCTAAAATAGTTATATTTGTTGCAGATGGGAGGAAAGTGGTATCTCATTGGCTTTGCTACAAATGCAAAATGGTTTGTCAGTCACAAAGATGACATGAAAATGGGAACTGCCATGATGACGCCTACAGAGGACGGAGATCTTGATATCAGTTACACTAACATGAAGTAAGCTCAAGACTTTATAGTGTTCAAGAAGAGTTTTGACATTCTAAATGCTCTCATAATCGCAAAAGAATAACTTAAACtccttaatttgtttttcaggaCTGATGGTACCTGCTGGAGAATGACACACCTCGCGAAGAAAACCGAGACTCCGGGACGTTTTCTCTTCTACAGCCAGCGTAAGACGTCCTGCTTTTGCGAATGCTAATTTAACTAATTTCGCTAAAAATTGCTAATGCTCAAATTGTTGTTCCTTTGTCCTCAGGTTGGGGAAATGACAACGACATGCGTGTGGTTGATGCCAAATTTGATGAGTACGCTCTCGTTCACACCATCAAGACCAAGGGAGGCGTTTCTGAGATTCTCAACAAATTCTACAGTAAGAGTTCGTTTTGTCTAAATGATAGAACTTAGCTGAAACATTTCATTACGTAAACGCGAAACTGACTCTGAACGTGTCATTAACAGGTCGTACTACAGAAATTACTGACGACTTGAAAGAAAAGTTTAGGCAGTTCTCTGTGGACACCGGCATCCTTGAGGAAAACATCGTCATGCTGCCACCAAACGGTACGTTTTAAGATTTTAACCAATCCTCagtgtcatattttatttttaaataatcagaaTTTTCACTAATTTGTACCTGTTGTTTTACAGGAGAATGCTCAGTTGCCTAAACGTCtcaaagacaaaaagacaaagacaaCTTCAGCTGGTCTGATCATTTCACCTGAGAAACTGATGTGAATTCGCTGGCCCTCTTGTCTGCTAGGTTTTTGTCTCTCATTTTGTATGGAAacatcagttttgtttttgccttATACACGTTGTGCTCACGATGACAAACCAATTTGCAACTACTCTTCCAAAGGACGTCTCAATCAGGGGGACAGAAACCAAATGATGCATTTGAACTCAGTTCTTGACGTTTCTGTATTGATgtgtcagtttttattttcctGTAAATGTCAAACGTTTCATAACCCATATGGCATACCTGGTTTTGTTTACTGCTGTTAGATTAAATTGGTTTACAAACGAGAAACGCTGGTGTGATTTATTCAGATTGCCCATTTGCATGTCATTTcatcttgaaaaataaaaaaaaaataaaatactatttggacacaaaatactgtttattacttctgtatttacaaatatttcatatacaCATAACATAACATCTTTTAGAATCTCTTTATTCCAAATTATACATTTTCAGTAtctgtgtaaaaaataaaatttacccTAAACgtcttaatataataataataacaataataataacaacaataatttgAGGGTGAGTTTTACAACAAACAGACCAAAAGCCAAACGGCCACATTCAAGAAATACCCAAGCATACTAGCgtctaaattaaaacaaatttagaTTACCACCCATTCGGCTTGATTTAATGTCTCTTCGCGAGTCGAGTACTATTCgcaatataattttgtttattgtaaatattaccAAGAAACCCTGTCCTACATTAAATTCATATTCAGCTGTTATTAGTAAATCAATGAA comes from the Labeo rohita strain BAU-BD-2019 chromosome 24, IGBB_LRoh.1.0, whole genome shotgun sequence genome and includes:
- the LOC127155595 gene encoding lipocalin — encoded protein: MTTVVLKMLCVLLCAVFASADVMPMTDFDLEQMGGKWYLIGFATNAKWFVSHKDDMKMGTAMMTPTEDGDLDISYTNMKTDGTCWRMTHLAKKTETPGRFLFYSQRWGNDNDMRVVDAKFDEYALVHTIKTKGGVSEILNKFYSRTTEITDDLKEKFRQFSVDTGILEENIVMLPPNGECSVA